One Candidatus Nezhaarchaeales archaeon DNA segment encodes these proteins:
- a CDS encoding aspartyl protease family protein, which produces MGITYIEGKVKGPLGEAEVRLLVNSGAAYTVLPENVWKKIGLQPIREHDFTLADGTVIKRKVSECYISLPQGEGHTPVVLGEADDHALLGVVTLEILGLVFNPFKRTLQPMRMLLV; this is translated from the coding sequence TTGGGTATCACTTACATCGAGGGAAAGGTTAAAGGTCCCCTTGGAGAGGCCGAAGTCAGGCTTTTAGTTAATAGCGGTGCAGCCTACACCGTTCTTCCTGAAAACGTCTGGAAGAAAATCGGGCTTCAGCCTATACGAGAACACGATTTCACTTTAGCCGATGGAACGGTCATAAAGCGGAAGGTTTCAGAATGCTATATTTCGCTCCCCCAAGGTGAGGGGCATACCCCCGTCGTCTTAGGTGAGGCCGACGATCACGCTTTGCTAGGCGTCGTGACATTGGAGATACTAGGCCTAGTCTTTAACCCCTTCAAGCGTACATTACAACCTATGCGAATGCTACTAGTTTAG